One genomic segment of Methanomassiliicoccus sp. includes these proteins:
- a CDS encoding DUF6015 family protein — MMKNEKNVNDSTLTLDELTLAIRNGIDKEGMPDEQAKEMAQHILNFFGYSERIIDNILEPEDRDAFYMLEDTGILTTEREETTLYDGREWRIHYWLFRKERIHELIDGKGSLEGDTAGSMSIYDELTDEAWQRSH; from the coding sequence ATGATGAAAAATGAGAAGAACGTAAATGACAGCACTTTGACTTTGGATGAACTGACGCTCGCCATAAGAAATGGCATCGACAAGGAGGGAATGCCCGACGAGCAGGCAAAGGAGATGGCCCAGCATATCCTCAACTTCTTTGGTTACAGCGAGAGGATCATCGACAATATCCTTGAGCCCGAAGACAGGGACGCTTTCTACATGCTCGAGGACACTGGCATACTCACGACTGAGCGCGAGGAGACCACTTTGTACGATGGACGTGAATGGAGAATCCACTACTGGTTGTTCCGTAAGGAGCGCATTCACGAGCTGATCGATGGAAAAGGCTCATTGGAAGGGGACACCGCCGGGTCGATGTCCATATACGATGAGCTGACCGATGAGGCCTGGCAGAGAAGCCATTAG
- a CDS encoding ATP-dependent DNA helicase: MDLFPYTPRSHQAELVKAISANVRSGAHLAVESGTGTGKTICALSGTLQSALEKGKKVIYLTRTNSQQRQVMLELRKINNLRPVFGIGLQGRQSTCPLIQRDPELRSGSPEELSKLCAERKARAREGKEGGCRFYANVLSTDFNEILHHCQENLPTVEEFTAYCDQRGLCPHELAKDLLPHASVVTAPYAYFFMPFIRHNLLDWMNIPISEAVVIVDEAHNLPDYAREIRSVTLSSHLLSLVRKEVDEFGDPEVAEGISVLDVVQQCEKRLKEALDEFLIEDDGLIPPPFLEEGLMSAFRTTSAGISTMAKTMMVYGDTIREEKRKRGRLPRSYIHSLGGFLQFFLDLDDECYVKLVTGGDNPSFEAYCMDPSLACKAVLECSASVHMSGTLQPLNEYRDSIGLPRASAMLTFPSPFPPENRAVLFLEDVTTRYEDIVKDEDIVTRMEDYAVSLCNVLDRNTVVFFPSYALMDRFIGDGILSRIRRKVHIEKRGMAQNELMDEVGRFKGSAEEGAVLFAVMGGRISEGIDFPDRELEAAIVAGIPYPKPTAKQRALLHYYEVKFGRGWEYTVKAPVTRKLLQAIGRLIRTESDVGVAVILDRRANQFSDRLDVTSTEFVVNDVLNFFVRHGR, encoded by the coding sequence ATGGACCTCTTCCCCTATACTCCCAGGTCGCACCAGGCAGAGCTGGTCAAGGCGATCTCCGCCAATGTGAGGTCGGGAGCTCACTTGGCAGTGGAGTCCGGCACCGGAACGGGGAAGACCATATGCGCGTTGAGCGGGACGCTGCAGTCAGCCCTGGAAAAGGGCAAGAAGGTGATCTATCTCACCAGAACGAATTCTCAACAGCGGCAGGTAATGCTTGAGCTGAGGAAGATCAACAACCTTCGTCCGGTGTTCGGAATCGGCCTGCAGGGACGCCAGAGCACCTGTCCCCTGATCCAGCGGGATCCAGAGCTACGGTCAGGCTCTCCTGAGGAGCTATCCAAGCTGTGCGCTGAGCGCAAAGCGCGCGCTCGGGAAGGCAAGGAGGGCGGCTGCCGTTTCTACGCCAACGTGCTGTCCACTGACTTCAATGAAATCCTTCACCACTGCCAGGAGAATCTCCCGACGGTGGAGGAGTTCACTGCCTACTGCGATCAACGAGGGCTATGCCCCCACGAGCTGGCCAAGGACCTGTTGCCCCATGCTTCGGTGGTTACCGCCCCCTACGCCTACTTCTTCATGCCCTTCATCCGCCACAACCTGCTGGACTGGATGAACATCCCCATCTCCGAAGCGGTAGTCATTGTGGACGAGGCTCACAACCTGCCGGATTACGCACGGGAGATACGCTCGGTGACGCTTTCATCGCACCTCCTCAGTCTGGTAAGGAAGGAGGTGGACGAGTTCGGGGACCCCGAGGTAGCGGAAGGTATCAGCGTGCTGGACGTGGTGCAGCAGTGCGAGAAGCGGCTCAAGGAGGCACTGGATGAGTTCCTCATCGAGGATGACGGCCTGATTCCCCCACCCTTCCTGGAGGAGGGCCTCATGAGCGCTTTCAGGACCACCTCCGCCGGGATATCGACGATGGCCAAGACCATGATGGTGTACGGTGACACCATCAGGGAGGAGAAGAGAAAAAGAGGACGTCTCCCCCGTTCGTACATTCACTCCCTCGGCGGTTTCCTGCAGTTCTTCCTCGATCTGGACGATGAGTGCTACGTCAAGCTGGTGACAGGTGGCGATAACCCCTCGTTCGAGGCGTATTGCATGGACCCCTCCCTGGCGTGCAAAGCGGTGCTGGAGTGCAGTGCCTCGGTGCACATGTCAGGAACGCTCCAACCGCTCAATGAGTACCGCGATTCCATAGGACTGCCCCGCGCCTCGGCCATGCTCACCTTTCCCTCGCCGTTCCCGCCGGAGAACCGTGCGGTCCTCTTTCTGGAGGACGTGACCACCAGGTATGAGGACATCGTCAAGGACGAGGACATCGTGACCCGCATGGAGGATTATGCCGTATCGCTGTGCAACGTCCTGGACCGCAACACCGTGGTGTTCTTCCCTTCATATGCGCTCATGGACCGGTTCATCGGCGACGGCATATTGAGCCGCATCCGCCGGAAGGTGCATATCGAGAAGCGAGGCATGGCCCAGAACGAGCTGATGGATGAGGTGGGCAGGTTCAAAGGCTCTGCGGAGGAAGGAGCTGTGCTCTTCGCGGTGATGGGCGGGCGGATCAGCGAGGGAATCGACTTTCCGGACAGGGAGCTAGAGGCGGCCATCGTGGCCGGGATACCGTACCCCAAACCGACGGCCAAGCAGCGCGCCTTGCTGCACTACTATGAGGTCAAGTTCGGGCGAGGCTGGGAGTACACGGTGAAAGCGCCGGTGACCAGGAAGCTGCTCCAGGCGATAGGTCGGCTGATAAGGACGGAGTCGGATGTGGGGGTTGCTGTAATCCTGGACCGTCGGGCGAACCAGTTCTCCGACCGACTGGACGTCACGAGCACAGAGTTCGTGGTGAACGATGTCCTGAACTTCTTCGTCCGTCACGGCCGCTGA
- a CDS encoding acetate uptake transporter, whose protein sequence is MTASAMGTIIKDSSANPAPLGLMGFGMTTIMLSLHNAGLIPLGAAILAMGILFGGLAQLIAGLMEWKKGNTFGMTVFASFGFFWLIIVMIILAPKLGIAGTEAPEAMAALFFLWGLYSAYLTVGTVGTNRVTQAVFVALTIVLLLLSASEALASGDVKVAAGCVGVLAGALAVYSAMAQVLNEALGREVVPVLKVARATKNTAEGSSAE, encoded by the coding sequence ATGACCGCCTCAGCTATGGGTACGATCATAAAGGACAGCTCTGCCAACCCCGCCCCCCTGGGGCTGATGGGGTTCGGAATGACCACGATAATGCTTAGCCTGCATAATGCCGGATTGATCCCCCTGGGGGCCGCCATCCTCGCCATGGGGATACTATTCGGAGGCCTCGCCCAGCTTATCGCCGGATTGATGGAATGGAAGAAGGGGAACACCTTCGGAATGACCGTGTTCGCCTCCTTTGGGTTCTTCTGGTTGATCATCGTCATGATCATCCTGGCCCCGAAGCTAGGCATCGCCGGCACCGAGGCCCCTGAAGCCATGGCCGCCCTGTTCTTCCTATGGGGTCTTTATTCGGCCTACCTCACGGTCGGAACGGTCGGCACCAACCGGGTGACCCAGGCGGTCTTCGTCGCTCTCACCATTGTGCTCCTCCTGCTCTCCGCTTCGGAGGCCCTAGCCTCCGGTGATGTGAAGGTGGCGGCCGGGTGCGTGGGCGTGCTAGCTGGTGCCTTGGCGGTCTACTCGGCGATGGCCCAGGTCCTGAACGAGGCGCTGGGCCGCGAGGTCGTGCCCGTGCTCAAGGTTGCGCGGGCCACGAAGAACACGGCCGAGGGTAGTTCCGCGGAGTGA
- a CDS encoding 4Fe-4S binding protein, producing the protein MTSLHMLIGLVLSLAIIIFLAILLSRQMLTRRVAISMQVAVLLVMGLALGGVPNPVAQLDALVRSLRWGQISLLPLLGLGVLLTTALIMGRAFCGYACPLGTVQELISVPVRRRMIIGSTWAGRIRWGFFILFLALAALTTFYPKWDPFSIFDLRWALLPAIAIGVIVVASLFIYRPWCELLCPFGALASLITRKSVFRLHRTDECTDCGRCVRACPTEGPKEGGTPERCYYCGRCIAVCPHGALRFGRRPRG; encoded by the coding sequence ATGACCTCGCTCCATATGCTGATCGGTCTGGTTCTCTCGCTGGCGATCATCATTTTTCTGGCCATACTTTTGTCTCGACAGATGCTGACCCGCCGGGTGGCCATCTCGATGCAGGTCGCGGTCCTGCTCGTCATGGGCCTTGCGTTAGGGGGCGTCCCTAACCCGGTGGCACAGCTAGATGCTTTGGTTCGATCGCTGAGGTGGGGTCAAATCTCCTTGCTGCCCCTCCTTGGGCTGGGCGTCCTGCTCACTACGGCGCTCATCATGGGAAGGGCGTTCTGCGGTTACGCCTGTCCCCTGGGAACCGTCCAAGAGCTGATCTCCGTACCGGTCAGGAGAAGGATGATCATCGGAAGCACGTGGGCTGGCCGAATTCGATGGGGCTTCTTCATACTCTTCCTGGCCTTGGCCGCCCTGACCACATTCTATCCGAAGTGGGACCCGTTCTCGATCTTCGACCTGAGGTGGGCCCTCTTGCCAGCGATCGCCATAGGCGTAATCGTGGTGGCCTCGTTGTTTATTTACCGCCCTTGGTGCGAACTGCTATGCCCGTTCGGGGCCCTGGCTTCCCTCATAACCCGTAAAAGCGTGTTCCGGCTCCACCGGACCGATGAATGCACCGATTGCGGCCGCTGCGTACGCGCTTGCCCCACAGAGGGACCAAAAGAAGGGGGCACCCCGGAACGATGCTACTATTGTGGTCGATGCATCGCCGTGTGCCCCCACGGGGCCCTGAGGTTTGGCCGTAGGCCCCGAGGATAA